From one Leifsonia soli genomic stretch:
- a CDS encoding helix-turn-helix transcriptional regulator, whose protein sequence is MADAPGSTTVGADDRRWMRDLGAMLALPSLWVDHAPSEIADGLLSVLVGVLRLEAAFAQFEVPGGGDRLEAWRPTGRPAPDSLVDVLRSGRAFPESGGPEAGPTGFATAAVRTAEVGATATGRITRVAGVTLALPWESARVLVAADRSDFPTERETHLLRVAVGQAAIALHTSRRLSAEQSARRAAERALDRQTRSLHALLDELAPALTNATRRVRQAAKDAAERDGAERDADARPLVAMREGGSAILRGSPLDPAPPVGGADDAPLDTTLTRRELEVLGLLAQGLSNKEIAGVMWLSDRTVERHITSLYRKIGVVRRSEATAFALRHGVV, encoded by the coding sequence ATGGCTGACGCACCCGGGTCCACGACGGTCGGCGCCGACGATCGGAGATGGATGCGCGATCTCGGGGCGATGCTCGCCCTGCCTTCGCTGTGGGTGGATCATGCGCCGTCCGAGATCGCCGACGGGCTGCTGAGCGTGCTGGTCGGTGTGCTGCGGCTGGAGGCGGCGTTCGCGCAGTTCGAGGTCCCCGGCGGCGGCGACCGGCTCGAGGCCTGGCGGCCGACCGGCCGACCAGCGCCGGACTCCCTGGTGGACGTCCTGCGGTCCGGCCGTGCGTTCCCGGAGAGCGGCGGGCCGGAGGCGGGCCCCACCGGCTTCGCCACGGCGGCCGTGCGGACCGCCGAGGTCGGCGCGACCGCGACCGGCAGGATCACCCGCGTCGCCGGGGTGACCCTCGCGCTGCCCTGGGAGTCGGCGCGTGTGCTGGTCGCCGCGGACCGATCCGACTTCCCGACGGAACGCGAGACGCACCTGCTGCGGGTCGCCGTCGGGCAGGCGGCGATCGCCCTGCACACGTCGCGGCGCCTGTCGGCCGAGCAGAGCGCCCGCCGGGCGGCCGAGCGGGCGCTCGACAGGCAGACGCGCTCGCTCCACGCACTGCTCGACGAGCTCGCACCGGCGCTCACGAACGCGACGCGGCGGGTCCGCCAGGCCGCGAAGGATGCGGCAGAGCGGGATGGGGCCGAGCGGGATGCGGACGCGCGTCCGCTGGTGGCGATGCGCGAGGGAGGCTCCGCGATCCTGCGCGGGTCTCCGCTCGATCCCGCCCCGCCGGTCGGCGGCGCGGACGACGCACCGCTCGACACGACGCTGACGCGTAGGGAGCTCGAGGTGCTCGGCCTCCTGGCGCAGGGCCTCAGCAACAAGGAGATCGCGGGAGTGATGTGGCTGAGCGACCGCACGGTCGAACGCCACATCACGAGCCTCTACCGCAAGATCGGCGTCGTCCGGCGGAGTGAGGCGACGGCCTTCGCGCTCCGCCACGGGGTGGTCTGA
- a CDS encoding alpha/beta fold hydrolase, with amino-acid sequence MGDIRQVDAGELNVGYVDTGPADGPAVLLLHGWPYDIHSFEEVVPVLAGAGFRVVVPFLRGYGTTTFRDPGAVRSGQPAALAADAIALLDALGIERALVGGCDWGARTTNILAALWPQRVTGQVTASGYLVAGQAANANPLPPVDELTWWYQFYFATERGRRGYERYRDEFARLIWRTASPRWDFAEATFERSRPAFANPDHVDIVIHNYRWRLALADGVPRFDEVESRIAARPVIAVPAITLEGDANGAFHLDPAAYRDRFTGPYEHRTITGGVGHNLAREAPRAFADAVIDVARMADVPAAGASEAGTASGHVG; translated from the coding sequence ATGGGCGATATCCGCCAGGTGGATGCCGGCGAGCTGAACGTCGGATACGTCGACACCGGACCGGCGGACGGCCCGGCGGTGCTGCTGCTCCATGGCTGGCCGTACGACATCCACAGCTTCGAGGAGGTCGTCCCCGTGCTCGCCGGCGCGGGGTTCCGCGTCGTCGTGCCGTTCCTCCGCGGGTACGGCACGACGACGTTCCGCGATCCCGGCGCCGTGCGGAGCGGCCAGCCCGCCGCCCTCGCCGCCGACGCGATCGCCCTGCTGGATGCGCTGGGCATCGAGCGGGCGCTGGTGGGAGGCTGCGATTGGGGCGCGCGGACGACCAACATCCTCGCGGCACTCTGGCCGCAGCGCGTGACCGGCCAGGTGACGGCGAGCGGCTATCTCGTCGCCGGTCAGGCGGCGAACGCGAACCCGCTCCCTCCTGTGGACGAGCTGACCTGGTGGTACCAGTTCTACTTCGCCACCGAGCGGGGCCGGCGCGGCTACGAGCGCTATCGCGACGAGTTCGCGCGGCTGATCTGGCGGACGGCGTCGCCGCGCTGGGACTTCGCCGAGGCGACCTTCGAGCGCAGCAGACCCGCGTTCGCCAACCCGGATCACGTCGACATCGTCATCCACAACTACCGGTGGCGGCTCGCACTGGCCGATGGCGTCCCGCGCTTCGACGAGGTGGAGTCCCGCATCGCCGCCCGCCCGGTGATCGCCGTGCCCGCGATCACCCTGGAGGGCGACGCGAATGGCGCCTTCCACCTCGATCCCGCCGCCTACCGCGACCGCTTCACCGGGCCGTACGAGCACCGCACGATCACGGGTGGCGTCGGGCACAACCTGGCGCGGGAGGCGCCGCGCGCTTTCGCCGACGCCGTGATCGACGTGGCGCGGATGGCCGACGTCCCGGCGGCCGGGGCATCCGAGGCGGGAACGGCGAGTGGTCATGTCGGCTGA
- a CDS encoding epoxide hydrolase family protein, protein MTIAEHRSDAGSASADIRPFHYTATDDELDDLRRRIRATRWPERETVDDSSQGVQLEVVRALADYWADQHDWRAVESRLADIPQFVTEIDGLDIHFLHIRSRHDDALPMIVTHGWPGSVIEQLKIVGPLTDPTAHGADAADAFHLVIPSLPGHGFSGKPETTGWDPIRIARAWAELMRRLGYDRYVAQGGDWGNAVTEQLALLAPPGLVGIHTNMPATIPPAIQEALDAHEPPPADLDAEERGAWDQLAFFYAHGLAYAQEMGNRPQTLYGIADSPVGLAAWMLDHDARSYDLIARVFAGGTEGLTRDDILDNVTLYWLTNTAVSSARLYWESKLAFFAPKGVTLPTGVSVFPDEIYAAPRSWATAAYPNLIHFNRLDRGGHFAAWEQPELFSQEVRATFRSLR, encoded by the coding sequence ATGACCATCGCAGAACACCGCAGCGACGCCGGGAGCGCGAGCGCGGACATCCGGCCCTTCCACTACACGGCCACCGACGACGAGCTCGACGACCTCCGCAGGCGGATCCGAGCCACCCGCTGGCCGGAGCGCGAGACCGTCGACGACAGCTCGCAGGGCGTGCAGCTGGAGGTCGTCCGCGCCCTGGCCGACTACTGGGCCGACCAGCACGACTGGCGGGCCGTCGAGTCGCGGCTCGCCGACATCCCCCAGTTCGTCACCGAGATCGACGGCCTCGACATCCACTTCCTGCACATCCGCTCGCGGCACGATGACGCGCTTCCGATGATCGTCACGCACGGTTGGCCGGGCTCCGTCATCGAGCAGCTGAAGATCGTCGGACCGCTCACCGATCCGACCGCACACGGAGCGGACGCCGCCGACGCCTTCCACCTGGTCATCCCGTCGCTTCCCGGCCACGGGTTCTCCGGCAAGCCGGAGACGACGGGCTGGGACCCCATCCGCATCGCCCGGGCCTGGGCGGAGCTGATGCGCCGGCTCGGTTACGACCGCTACGTCGCCCAGGGCGGCGACTGGGGCAACGCCGTGACGGAGCAGCTGGCTCTGCTCGCCCCTCCCGGACTCGTCGGGATCCACACGAACATGCCCGCGACCATCCCGCCCGCCATTCAGGAGGCGCTCGACGCCCACGAGCCGCCGCCGGCGGACCTCGATGCGGAGGAGCGCGGCGCTTGGGACCAGCTCGCCTTCTTCTACGCGCACGGCCTCGCCTACGCCCAGGAGATGGGCAACCGGCCGCAGACCCTGTACGGGATCGCCGACTCCCCCGTCGGGCTCGCCGCGTGGATGCTCGACCACGACGCCCGCAGCTACGACCTGATCGCCCGGGTGTTCGCGGGCGGCACGGAGGGGCTGACGCGCGACGACATCCTCGACAACGTCACGCTGTACTGGCTCACCAACACCGCGGTCTCCTCCGCCCGGCTCTACTGGGAGAGCAAGCTGGCGTTCTTCGCACCGAAGGGCGTCACCCTCCCGACCGGCGTCAGCGTGTTCCCGGACGAGATCTATGCGGCGCCGCGCAGCTGGGCGACGGCCGCCTACCCGAACCTGATCCACTTCAACCGGCTCGACCGCGGCGGGCATTTCGCCGCATGGGAGCAGCCGGAGCTGTTCTCGCAGGAGGTCCGCGCCACGTTCCGGTCTCTGCGCTGA
- a CDS encoding redoxin domain-containing protein, which yields MSADGDRDRGLFRTIAHRLAGDEEPLPDEGRLPSFARATGWLNAEPLTPEALRGRVVLVSFWTYTCVNWLRTLPYLRAWHEKYASAGLTVVGVHTPEFGFEHDRANVIARTAALGVAYPVAVDDEYGVWDDFANHYWPAVYLADAEGRLRFHHFGEGEYERTEMMIQRLLIAAGAPDLDLNLVMVEPHGLEVAADWRDLRSPETYLGYGQSSGFVSESADLYDRSEDYAGSRALPLNGWDLTGRWTHARHAAVLDRAGGSVSFAFHARDANLVMGPTPSGSSIPFRVLLDGRPPGDAHGTDVDADGRGVVDRQDTFQLIRQTGRVQDAVLRLEFDRAGLEAYCFTFG from the coding sequence ATGTCGGCTGACGGGGACCGGGACCGCGGCCTGTTCCGCACCATCGCGCACCGCCTCGCGGGCGACGAGGAGCCCCTGCCCGACGAGGGCCGGCTCCCCTCCTTCGCCCGCGCGACCGGGTGGCTGAACGCCGAGCCGCTCACACCCGAGGCGCTGCGCGGGCGGGTCGTGCTGGTGAGCTTCTGGACGTACACCTGCGTGAACTGGCTCCGCACCCTCCCCTACCTGCGGGCCTGGCACGAGAAGTACGCCTCCGCCGGGCTGACGGTGGTCGGCGTGCACACCCCCGAGTTCGGCTTCGAGCACGACCGCGCCAACGTGATCGCGCGCACGGCCGCCCTCGGCGTCGCGTACCCGGTGGCGGTGGACGACGAGTACGGCGTCTGGGACGACTTCGCCAACCACTACTGGCCCGCCGTCTACCTGGCCGACGCCGAGGGGAGGCTGCGGTTCCACCATTTCGGGGAGGGCGAGTACGAGCGAACGGAGATGATGATCCAGCGCCTCCTGATCGCCGCAGGAGCGCCCGACCTCGACCTGAACCTGGTGATGGTGGAGCCGCACGGCCTGGAGGTGGCGGCCGACTGGCGCGACCTCCGCTCCCCCGAGACGTACCTCGGCTATGGCCAGAGCAGCGGCTTCGTCTCGGAGTCGGCCGACCTTTACGACCGCAGCGAGGACTACGCGGGCTCCCGCGCGCTTCCGCTCAACGGCTGGGATCTGACCGGTCGCTGGACGCACGCGCGGCACGCGGCCGTGCTCGATCGGGCGGGTGGAAGCGTCTCGTTCGCCTTCCACGCGCGCGACGCCAACCTCGTGATGGGACCGACGCCCTCCGGCAGCAGCATCCCGTTCCGCGTGCTGCTCGACGGCCGGCCGCCCGGCGACGCGCACGGGACCGATGTGGATGCGGACGGGCGCGGCGTCGTCGACCGCCAGGACACCTTCCAGCTGATCCGGCAGACCGGACGCGTGCAGGATGCGGTGCTCCGGCTGGAGTTCGACCGCGCCGGGCTCGAGGCCTACTGCTTCACCTTCGGCTGA